The following coding sequences are from one Pseudomonas mendocina window:
- the sstT gene encoding serine/threonine transporter SstT, translating to MTATTQPLLRRIARISLVGQIAIGLVAGIALALIAPEAARSIALLGEVFIAALKAVAPVLVLVLVTASIANHQHGQQTHIRPILVMYLIGTLSAALIGVAASFLFPSNLVLSSPATELSPPGGIAEVLRTLLFNVVDNPIHALLNANYIGILAWAIALGLVFRQASAGSKQLLGELSDGITRIVRMVIRLAPLGIFGLVAATLADSGLDALLGYLHLLAVLVGCMLLVALVVNPLLVYWKIRRNPYPLVLTCLRGSAITAFFTRSSAANIPVNLQLCKDLNLHEETYSVSIPLGATINMAGAAITISVLTLAAVHTLGIPVDLFTALLLSVVAAVCACGASGVAGGSLLLIPLACGLFGIPNDVAMQVVAIGFIIGIVQDSAETAINSSTDVVFTAAVCWAEDQRQA from the coding sequence ATGACTGCCACCACCCAACCCCTACTGCGCCGGATCGCTCGCATCAGCCTGGTTGGCCAGATCGCCATTGGCCTGGTCGCCGGTATTGCCCTGGCCTTGATCGCCCCCGAAGCGGCGCGCTCCATCGCCCTGCTCGGCGAAGTCTTCATCGCCGCCCTGAAAGCCGTGGCACCGGTGCTGGTACTGGTGCTGGTCACCGCGTCCATCGCCAACCACCAACACGGCCAACAGACCCATATTCGTCCGATCCTGGTGATGTACCTGATCGGTACGCTGTCAGCGGCGCTGATTGGCGTCGCGGCCAGCTTCCTGTTTCCGTCGAACCTGGTACTGAGCAGCCCGGCAACGGAACTGAGCCCACCCGGTGGTATCGCCGAAGTGCTGCGTACCCTGCTGTTCAACGTGGTCGACAACCCTATCCACGCCCTGCTCAACGCCAACTACATCGGCATTCTGGCCTGGGCCATCGCCCTGGGCCTGGTATTCCGACAAGCCAGTGCGGGCAGCAAGCAACTGCTCGGAGAACTGTCCGACGGCATCACCCGCATCGTGCGCATGGTAATTCGCCTCGCCCCACTGGGCATCTTCGGCCTGGTCGCCGCTACCCTGGCCGACTCCGGCCTGGACGCCCTGCTCGGCTATTTGCATCTGCTCGCCGTGCTGGTCGGTTGCATGCTGTTGGTGGCGCTGGTGGTCAACCCGCTGCTGGTGTACTGGAAGATCCGTCGCAACCCTTACCCGCTGGTGCTGACCTGCTTGCGCGGCAGTGCGATCACTGCTTTCTTCACCCGCAGCTCGGCCGCGAACATCCCGGTCAACCTGCAGCTGTGCAAGGATCTGAACCTGCACGAAGAAACCTACTCGGTCTCCATCCCGCTCGGCGCCACCATCAACATGGCGGGCGCTGCCATCACCATCAGCGTGCTGACTCTGGCAGCGGTGCATACCCTGGGAATCCCAGTGGATCTGTTCACCGCCCTGCTGCTCAGCGTAGTCGCGGCGGTCTGCGCCTGCGGCGCCTCTGGCGTGGCCGGTGGCTCGCTGCTGCTGATTCCACTGGCCTGCGGCCTGTTCGGCATCCCCAACGACGTCGCCATGCAGGTGGTGGCCATCGGTTTCATCATCGGCATCGTGCAGGACTCGGCGGAAACCGCCATCAACTCCTCCACCGACGTGGTCTTCACCGCGGCCGTGTGCTGGGCCGAGGATCAGCGTCAGGCCTGA
- a CDS encoding transporter substrate-binding domain-containing protein produces MLGHVCKQGRQVLCAAALIASAALIVAQPASAASVITPGTFNVAMEINYPPFESWENGKVVGFDAELSEAIARHMQLDVRFQDTKFANLILGLNGNKFDATISALYITPPRLEQADAIAYARSGAFILVNKDSPVQPEDEKALCGLKVGLQQGTSWVTPIRELSDSHCVANGRAPIVVSEFPTAPEASQALLSKNIDAQIEIAGTAKMFAERSRGRLVVSSSRMIYMQTLGIFTRKGNDALQAQLRQALAAMRHSGEHQALLKKYELEDVTQE; encoded by the coding sequence ATGCTCGGACATGTCTGCAAGCAAGGGCGGCAGGTACTGTGCGCGGCGGCGTTGATCGCCTCTGCTGCGCTTATCGTCGCCCAACCCGCGAGTGCTGCAAGCGTCATCACGCCTGGTACCTTCAACGTCGCGATGGAAATCAATTACCCGCCATTCGAGTCCTGGGAGAACGGCAAGGTGGTCGGTTTCGATGCTGAACTCAGCGAGGCAATCGCCCGGCACATGCAGCTGGATGTGCGTTTCCAGGACACCAAGTTCGCCAACCTGATCCTGGGGCTCAACGGCAACAAGTTCGATGCCACCATCTCCGCGCTGTACATCACGCCGCCGCGGCTGGAGCAGGCCGATGCCATTGCCTATGCGCGCAGCGGTGCATTCATCCTGGTCAACAAGGACAGCCCGGTACAGCCAGAGGACGAGAAAGCGCTGTGCGGGCTGAAAGTGGGGCTGCAGCAGGGTACGTCCTGGGTCACCCCAATTCGCGAGCTGTCCGACAGCCACTGTGTCGCCAACGGCAGGGCACCGATCGTCGTCAGCGAATTCCCGACGGCGCCAGAGGCTTCGCAGGCCCTGCTGTCGAAGAACATCGACGCCCAGATCGAGATCGCCGGTACCGCCAAGATGTTCGCCGAGCGTTCGCGTGGCCGTCTGGTGGTCAGCTCATCGCGAATGATCTACATGCAGACCCTCGGCATTTTCACGCGTAAGGGCAATGACGCCCTCCAGGCTCAACTGCGTCAGGCGCTGGCCGCCATGCGTCACAGCGGGGAGCATCAGGCCCTGCTCAAGAAGTACGAGCTCGAGGATGTGACGCAAGAGTGA
- a CDS encoding indolepyruvate ferredoxin oxidoreductase family protein, whose amino-acid sequence MSLAEIRLDDKYRLATGHLYLTGTQALTRLPMLQKQRDAAFGLNTACFISGYRGSPLGGLDKSLWDAREYLKENHIHFQPGVNEELGATAVWGSQQANLFPGARYDGVFAMWYGKGPGVDRSGDVFKHGNSAGVSKHGGVLVLAGDDHGCKSSTIAHQSEHAFIAASIPVLNPANVQEVLDYGIIGWELSRYSGCWVALKTIAENVDSSAVVDVDPLRIQIKIPEDFQLPEDGVHIRWPDPPLAQEKRLNVYKIYAARAFALANNLNQVKLDSPNPRLGIITTGKSYLDVRQALDDLGLDEALCAKVGLRVLKVGMSWPLEPVSVHGFAEGLDEILVVEEKRSIIEDQLTGQLYNWPVGKRPRVVGEFDEEGNSLLPNLGELTPAMIARVIAKRLAPIYSSPTIEERLAFLDAKEKALAVPKHKTARTPHFCSGCPHNSSTKVPEGSRALGGIGCHYMTQWMDRSTDTFTQMGGEGATWIGQAPFTDTPHVFQNLGDGTYFHSGHLALRAAVAAGVNITYKILYNDAVAMTGGQPIDGELRIDQLSQQVHAEGVKRIALVSDEPDKYPTRATFAPGVTFHHRRELDAVQRELREVKGCSVILYDQTCATEKRRRRKRGKMVDPAKRAFINPAVCEGCGDCSVKSNCLSVLPLETELGRKREIDQNACNKDFSCLEGFCPSFVTVHGGSLRKPEAVGLSALFIALPEPKQPVLNRPWNILLPGVGGSGVTTVGALLGMAAHIEGKGCTVLDQAGLAQKFGPVITHIRIAARQSDIYAVRIAAGETDLLLGCDLVVSSSEEALAKLNDKIAHAVINSHEAATAEFTRNPDAQVPGAAMREALSEAVGEGKTRFVDATRLATRLLGDSIATNLFMLGYAYQQGLVPVSAEAINKAIELNGVAVQLNQQAFLWGRRAAHDLAAVEKVAAPKVVEAPHCSTLEEIVADRVQRLTAYQNAAYAERYRELVERVRKADTDAQQRLSKAVARYYFKLLAYKDEYEVARLYSDATFRKQLEAQFEGDYRLQFHLAPSWLSKPDAVTGQPRKRSFGPWMLKAFGVLARFKFLRGSVLDPFGHSAERRLERELIEEYEANVAYLLGELNAGNYRTAVALAEVPEQIRGYGHVKEAALAKAREQASQLKARLTVSEIAAVQLFEPAA is encoded by the coding sequence ATGTCACTGGCCGAAATCCGCCTGGATGACAAATATCGCCTCGCTACTGGTCACCTCTATTTGACCGGCACTCAGGCGCTCACCCGCCTGCCCATGCTGCAGAAGCAGCGTGACGCCGCCTTCGGACTCAATACCGCCTGCTTCATCTCCGGCTATCGCGGCTCGCCCCTGGGCGGTCTGGACAAGAGCCTGTGGGATGCGCGCGAGTACCTGAAGGAAAACCACATCCACTTCCAGCCCGGCGTAAACGAAGAGTTGGGTGCGACGGCAGTGTGGGGCAGCCAGCAGGCCAACCTGTTCCCTGGCGCGCGCTACGACGGCGTGTTCGCCATGTGGTACGGCAAGGGGCCCGGCGTCGACCGCAGTGGTGACGTATTCAAGCATGGCAACTCGGCCGGCGTTTCCAAGCATGGCGGTGTGCTGGTGCTGGCTGGCGACGACCATGGCTGCAAGTCCTCGACCATCGCCCACCAGAGCGAGCATGCCTTCATCGCTGCGTCGATCCCGGTGCTCAACCCGGCCAACGTCCAGGAAGTGCTGGACTACGGCATCATCGGCTGGGAGCTGTCGCGCTACAGCGGCTGCTGGGTGGCGCTGAAGACCATTGCCGAGAACGTCGACTCTTCGGCTGTGGTGGACGTCGACCCACTGCGTATCCAGATCAAGATTCCCGAGGATTTCCAGCTACCCGAAGACGGCGTGCACATCCGCTGGCCCGATCCGCCCCTGGCGCAGGAAAAGCGTCTCAACGTTTACAAGATCTACGCCGCGCGCGCCTTCGCCTTGGCCAACAACCTCAACCAGGTCAAGCTCGATTCGCCCAACCCGCGCCTCGGCATCATCACCACCGGCAAGTCCTACCTCGATGTGCGTCAGGCTCTGGATGATCTAGGCCTAGACGAAGCGCTGTGCGCCAAGGTCGGCTTGCGTGTGCTCAAGGTCGGTATGAGCTGGCCGCTGGAGCCGGTGTCGGTGCATGGCTTTGCAGAGGGGCTGGACGAAATTCTGGTGGTGGAAGAAAAACGCAGCATCATCGAAGACCAGCTAACCGGTCAGCTCTACAACTGGCCGGTGGGCAAGCGCCCGCGCGTGGTTGGCGAGTTCGACGAAGAGGGTAATTCGTTGCTGCCCAACCTCGGTGAATTGACTCCGGCAATGATCGCCCGGGTGATCGCCAAGCGCCTGGCGCCGATCTACAGCAGCCCGACCATCGAGGAGCGCCTGGCCTTCCTCGATGCCAAGGAGAAGGCGCTGGCTGTGCCCAAGCACAAGACTGCGCGCACCCCGCATTTCTGCTCCGGTTGCCCGCATAATAGCTCGACCAAGGTGCCCGAAGGCAGCCGCGCTCTCGGTGGTATCGGTTGCCACTACATGACCCAGTGGATGGATCGCAGCACCGACACCTTCACCCAGATGGGCGGCGAGGGCGCCACCTGGATCGGCCAGGCGCCATTCACCGATACTCCGCACGTATTTCAGAACCTCGGTGACGGCACCTACTTCCACTCCGGCCATCTGGCTCTGCGCGCGGCCGTGGCCGCCGGAGTCAATATCACCTACAAGATTCTCTACAACGATGCGGTGGCGATGACCGGTGGCCAGCCCATCGACGGCGAACTGCGCATCGACCAGCTCAGCCAACAGGTGCATGCCGAGGGCGTGAAGCGCATTGCCCTGGTCAGTGACGAGCCGGACAAATACCCGACCCGAGCTACTTTCGCGCCGGGCGTGACCTTCCACCACCGCCGCGAGCTGGACGCCGTGCAACGCGAGCTGCGCGAGGTCAAGGGCTGCTCGGTGATCCTCTATGACCAGACCTGCGCCACCGAGAAACGTCGTCGGCGCAAGCGCGGCAAGATGGTCGATCCGGCCAAGCGTGCGTTCATCAATCCGGCGGTGTGCGAGGGCTGCGGTGATTGCAGCGTCAAGTCCAACTGCCTGTCGGTGCTGCCGCTGGAAACCGAGCTGGGACGCAAGCGCGAGATCGACCAGAACGCCTGCAACAAAGACTTCAGTTGCCTGGAGGGCTTCTGCCCGAGCTTCGTCACCGTTCACGGCGGCAGCCTGCGCAAGCCCGAGGCCGTTGGTCTGAGTGCGCTGTTCATCGCCTTGCCGGAGCCCAAGCAACCAGTCCTTAACCGGCCCTGGAACATCCTCCTGCCCGGCGTTGGCGGCAGCGGCGTGACCACCGTCGGCGCGCTGCTGGGCATGGCCGCGCATATCGAAGGCAAGGGTTGCACCGTGCTCGACCAGGCTGGCCTGGCACAGAAGTTCGGCCCGGTGATCACCCACATCCGTATCGCCGCACGGCAGAGCGACATCTACGCGGTGCGCATCGCCGCCGGGGAAACCGATCTGCTGCTGGGCTGCGACCTGGTGGTGTCGTCCAGTGAAGAGGCGCTGGCCAAGCTCAACGACAAGATCGCCCATGCGGTGATCAACAGCCATGAAGCGGCCACTGCCGAGTTCACCCGCAACCCGGACGCCCAGGTGCCCGGCGCGGCCATGCGCGAAGCGCTCAGCGAGGCGGTGGGCGAGGGCAAGACCCGCTTCGTCGACGCCACCCGCCTGGCCACTCGCCTGCTCGGTGACAGCATCGCCACCAACCTGTTCATGCTCGGCTATGCCTACCAGCAGGGCCTGGTGCCGGTATCGGCGGAGGCGATCAACAAGGCTATCGAGCTCAACGGCGTGGCCGTTCAACTCAACCAGCAGGCGTTTCTCTGGGGCCGTCGTGCCGCACATGACCTGGCCGCGGTGGAGAAGGTCGCCGCGCCCAAGGTCGTCGAGGCGCCGCATTGCAGTACGCTGGAGGAGATCGTCGCCGACCGCGTGCAGCGCCTGACCGCCTACCAGAACGCCGCCTATGCCGAGCGCTACCGTGAGCTGGTCGAGCGCGTGCGCAAGGCCGATACCGATGCCCAGCAGCGCCTGAGCAAGGCTGTGGCGCGCTACTACTTCAAGCTGCTGGCCTACAAGGACGAGTACGAAGTGGCGAGGCTGTACAGCGATGCCACCTTCCGCAAGCAGCTCGAAGCGCAGTTCGAAGGCGACTACCGGTTGCAGTTCCACCTGGCGCCGAGCTGGTTGAGCAAGCCCGATGCGGTCACTGGCCAGCCACGCAAGCGCAGCTTCGGCCCCTGGATGCTCAAGGCGTTCGGCGTGCTGGCGCGCTTCAAGTTCCTGCGTGGCAGTGTGCTCGATCCGTTCGGCCACAGTGCCGAGCGTCGCCTGGAGCGCGAGCTGATCGAGGAGTACGAAGCCAACGTGGCCTACCTGCTGGGCGAGCTCAACGCTGGCAACTACCGCACGGCAGTGGCGCTGGCCGAGGTTCCGGAGCAGATCCGCGGTTATGGCCACGTCAAGGAAGCTGCGCTGGCCAAGGCGCGCGAGCAGGCGAGTCAGCTCAAGGCGCGTCTGACCGTCAGCGAGATCGCGGCGGTGCAGTTGTTCGAACCGGCTGCCTGA
- a CDS encoding Glu/Leu/Phe/Val dehydrogenase dimerization domain-containing protein — translation MSVFNHVDFDQHEQVVYGHDKASGLKAIIAIHDSTLGPALGGCRMWNYASDEEALRDVLRLSRGMTYKSALARLPLGGGKAVIIGDPHTGKSEALFQAMGDFVDSLGGRYVTAADSGTGVAEMRIMAERTRHVAGAGQREAFGGGSRDGDPSPSTAYGVFIGIQAAVAHRLGRQDLQGVRVAIQGVGQVGFGLAKLLKEAGAQLWVTDIVEANVQRAVSQLGATAVGQHEIYRVDVDVFAPCALGAIINLQTLETLRAPIIAGAANNQLADASLAELLRRRECLYAPDYAINAGGIIDVCYERTGGSAAELKAHIEGIGPTLTEIFQRAEREGETTTAIADRMALERLRGGLQPVRATASAKVVSLGWQR, via the coding sequence ATGTCCGTCTTCAATCACGTCGACTTCGATCAGCACGAACAGGTGGTTTACGGCCACGACAAGGCCAGCGGTCTGAAAGCCATCATCGCCATTCACGACAGCACCCTCGGCCCCGCACTGGGCGGCTGCCGCATGTGGAACTACGCCAGCGACGAGGAAGCATTACGCGACGTGCTGCGCCTGTCGCGCGGCATGACCTACAAATCGGCCCTGGCCCGATTGCCGCTCGGTGGCGGCAAGGCGGTGATCATCGGCGACCCGCACACAGGCAAGAGCGAGGCGCTGTTCCAGGCCATGGGCGATTTCGTCGACAGCCTGGGCGGGCGCTATGTCACTGCGGCGGACTCGGGCACTGGCGTGGCCGAGATGCGCATCATGGCCGAGCGCACCCGCCACGTCGCTGGCGCGGGGCAGCGTGAGGCCTTCGGTGGTGGCAGCCGTGACGGCGATCCGTCGCCCTCGACCGCTTATGGGGTATTTATCGGCATCCAGGCGGCCGTGGCGCATCGTCTCGGCCGCCAGGATCTCCAGGGTGTGCGCGTGGCCATCCAGGGCGTCGGCCAGGTCGGCTTCGGCCTGGCCAAACTGCTCAAGGAGGCCGGTGCGCAGCTGTGGGTGACGGATATCGTCGAGGCCAACGTGCAGCGCGCGGTGAGCCAGCTGGGCGCTACAGCAGTTGGCCAGCACGAGATCTACCGCGTCGACGTGGACGTGTTCGCGCCCTGCGCGCTGGGCGCCATCATCAACCTGCAGACGTTGGAAACCCTGCGCGCGCCGATCATCGCCGGCGCGGCCAACAACCAACTGGCCGACGCCAGTCTGGCTGAACTGCTGCGTCGCCGCGAATGCCTGTACGCGCCAGACTACGCGATCAATGCCGGCGGCATCATCGACGTCTGCTACGAGCGCACCGGTGGCAGTGCGGCTGAACTCAAGGCGCATATCGAAGGCATCGGCCCGACCCTGACGGAAATCTTCCAGCGCGCCGAGCGTGAGGGTGAGACCACTACCGCGATTGCCGATCGCATGGCGCTGGAGCGTTTGCGCGGCGGCCTGCAACCCGTGCGTGCTACCGCTAGCGCCAAGGTGGTTTCCCTGGGCTGGCAGCGCTAG